A genomic window from Silene latifolia isolate original U9 population chromosome Y, ASM4854445v1, whole genome shotgun sequence includes:
- the LOC141634317 gene encoding uncharacterized protein LOC141634317 encodes MAGNNEIPMPSATLDRESWLKVFMDNMNQFTRLKNDGSNFADWEASLRNAATADGKLRDASLLRVQTRFSPRSLTSSQRHRESLLMSIPVASLMRYSRRANWANYYMNDLKKSPHELHSLLVQTEKDMKLSGSMKQYVLTISNKGKGKGKAHGDLAVGKPKFKKPGNGKSGPGETSGS; translated from the exons atggctggaaataacgaaatcccaatgccaagtgccacacttgatcgcgagtcctggcttaaagtttttatggacaacatgaatcagttcacacgtctgaaaaatgacgggtccaattttgcggactgggaggcatcattgcggaatgctgccactgctgacggtaagctcag agacgcttcattgctcagggtgcaaacaagattttcaccacgctcactaacgagttcacaaaggcaccgagaatcgttacttatgagcatacctgtcgcttctttgatgcgatactccagaagggccaactg ggcgaactactacatgaatgacttgaaaaagagtcctcatgagctacactcccttctcgtacagaccgagaaggatatgaaattgagtgggagcatgaagcagtatgttctcacgatttccaacaagggtaaaggtaagggcaaggctcatggcgacctagctgtaggtaagccaaagtttaaaaagccaggaaacggtaagagtgggcccggtgagactagtggctcatag